In a single window of the Zea mays cultivar B73 chromosome 5, Zm-B73-REFERENCE-NAM-5.0, whole genome shotgun sequence genome:
- the LOC115101004 gene encoding Phytochrome A — translation MSSSRPAHSSSSSSRTRQSSRARILAQTTLDAELNAEYEESGDSFDYSKLVEAQRSTPPEQQGRSGKVIAYLQHIQRGKLIQPFGCLLALDEKSFRVIAFSENAPEMLTTVSHAVPNVDDPPKLGIGTNVRSLFTDPGATALQKALGFADVSLLNPILVQCKTSGKPFYAIVHRATGCLVVDFEPVKPTEFPATAAGALQSYKLAAKAISKIQSLPGGSMEALCNTVVKEVFDLTGYDRVMAYKFHEDEHGEVFAEITKPGIEPYIGLHYPATDIPQAARFLFMKNKVRMICDCRARSVKIIEDEALSIDISLCGSTLRAPHSCHLKYMENMNSIASLVMAVVVNENEEDDEPEPEQPPQQQKKKRLWGLIVCHHESPRYVPFPLRYACEFLAQVFAVHVNKEFELEKQIREKNILRMQTMLSDMLFKESSPLSIVSGSPNIMDLVKCDGAALLYGDKVWRLQTAPTESQIRDIAFWLSEVHGDSTGLSTDSLQDAGYPGAASLGDMICGMAVAKITSKDILFWFRSHTAAEIKWGGAKHDPSDKDDNRRMHPRLSFKAFLEVVKTKSLPWSDYEMDAIHSLQLILRGTLNDASKPAQASGLDNQIGDLKLDGLAELQAVTSEMVRLMETATVPILAVDGNGLVNGWNQKVAELSGLRVDEAIGRHILTLVEDSSVSLVQRMLYLALQGREEKEVRFELKTHGSKRDDGPVILVVNACASRDLHDHVVGVCFVAQDMTVHKLVMDKFTRVEGDYKAIIHNPNPLIPPIFGADQFGWCSEWNAAMTKLTGWHRDEVVDKMLLGEVFNSSNASCLLKSKDAFVRLCIVINSALAGEEAEKASFGFFDRNEKYVECLLSVNRKVNADGVVTGVFCFIHVPSDDLQHALHVQQASEQTAQRKLKAFSYMRHAINKPLSGMLYSRETLKSTGLNEEQMRQVRVGDNCHRQLNKILADLDQDNITDKSSCLDLDMAEFVLQDVVVSAVSQVLIGCQAKGIRVACNLPERSMKQKVYGDGIRLQQIVSDFLFVSVKFSPAGGSVDISSKLTKNSIGENLHLIDFELRIKHRGAGVPAEILSQMYEEDNKEQSEEGFSLAVSRNLLRLMNGDIRHLREAGMSTFILTAELAAAPSAVGR, via the exons ATGTCTTCCTCGAGGCCTGCCCACTCTTCAAGTTCATCCAGCAGGACTCGCCAGAGCTCCCGGGCAAGGATATTAGCACAAACAACCCTTGATGCTGAACTCAATGCAGAGTACGAAGAATCTGGTGATTCCTTTGATTACTCCAAGTTGGTTGAAGCACAGCGGAGCACTCCACCTGAGCAGCAAGGGCGATCGGGAAAGGTCATAGCCTACTTGCAGCATATTcaaagaggaaagcttatccaaCCATTTGGTTGCCTGTTGGCCCTTGACGAGAAGAGCTTCAGGGTCATTGCATTCAGTGAGAATGCACCTgaaatgcttacaacggtcagcCATGCTGTGCCGAACGTTGATGATCCCCCGAAGCTAGGAATTGGCACCAATGTGCGATCCCTTTTCACTGACCCTGGTGCTACAGCACTGCAGAAGGCACTTGGATTTGCTGATGTTTCTTTGCTGAATCCTATCCTGGTTCAGTGCAAGACCTCAGGCAAGCCATTCTATGCCATTGTTCATAGGGCAACTGGTTGTCTGGTGGTAGATTTTGAGCCTGTGAAGCCTACAGAATTTCCTGCCACTGCTGCTGGGGCTTTGCAGTCCTACAAGCTTGCTGCCAAGGCAATCTCCAAGATCCAGTCACTACCAGGTGGAAGCATGGAGGCCTTATGCAATACCGTGGTTAAGGAAGTCTTTGACCTGACAGGTTATGACAGGGTTATGGCTTACAAGTTCCATGAAGATGAGCATGGGGAGGTCTTCGCTGAGATCACCAAACCTGGTATTGAGCCCTATATAGGCCTGCACTATCCAGCCACTGATATCCCTCAAGCTGCCAGGTTTCTCTTCATGAAGAACAAAGTCAGAATGATCTGTGATTGCCGTGCAAGATCCGTGAAGATTATTGAAGATGAGGCACTCTCCATTGATATTAGCTTGTGTGGTTCAACTCTTAGAGCACCACATAGCTGTCACCTTAAGTATATGGAGAACATGAACTCGATTGCATCCCTTGTCATGGCTGTTGTGGTCAATGAAAATGAAGAGGATGATGAACCCGAGCCTGAACAACCACCacaacagcagaagaagaagaggctgtGGGGTCTCATTGTTTGCCACCATGAGAGCCCCAGATATGTCCCTTTCCCACTGCGGTATGCCTGTGAATTCTTGGCCCAAGTGTTTGCTGTCCATGTAAACAAGGAGTTTGAATTGGAGAAGCAGATACGAGAGAAAAACATTCTGCGAATGCAAACAATGCTCTCTGACATGCTGTTCAAGGAATCATCTCCCTTGAGTATCGTGTCTGGGAGTCCAAATATCATGGACCTAGTTAAGTGTGATGGCGCTGCTCTTTTGTATGGGGACAAAGTATGGCGGCTTCAAACGGCTCCAACCGAGTCTCAGATTCGTGATATTGCCTTCTGGCTTTCAGAAGTTCATGGGGATTCCACTGGCTTGAGTACTGATAGCCTCCAGGATGCTGGATATCCAGGAGCTGCTTCCCTTGGTGACATGATTTGTGGAATGGCAGTGGCCAAGATCACGTCCAAGGACATTCTTTTCTGGTTCAGGTCACATACAGCTGCTGAAATCAAATGGGGAGGTGCAAAGCATGATCCATCTGATAAGGATGACAACAGAAGGATGCACCCTAGGTTATCCTTTAAGGCTTTCCTTGAGGTTGTCAAGACGAAGAGTTTGCCATGGAGTGACTACGAGATGGATGCTATTCACTCATTGCAGCTTATTCTTAGAGGTACACTGAATGATGCCTCGAAGCCGGCCCAGGCATCTGGTTTAGATAACCAGATCGGTGATCTAAAACTTGATGGGCTTGCTGAATTGCAAGCAGTGACAAGTGAAATGGTCCGCCTGATGGAAACAGCAACTGTTCCGATCTTGGCAGTAGATGGCAATGGATTGGTCAATGGATGGAACCAAAAGGTAGCGGAGTTGTCAGGGCTGAGAGTTGATGAGGCTATAGGAAGACACATACTTACACTTGTGGAGGATTCTTCTGTATCACTTGTTCAGAGGATGCTATATTTAGCTCTGCAAG GCAGAGAAGAGAAGGAAGTTCGATTTGAGCTGAAAACACATGGCTCCAAGAGGGATGATGGCCCTGTTATCTTGGTCGTAAATGCTTGTGCCAGTCGTGATCTTCATGACCATGTTGTTGGGGTGTGCTTTGTAGCCCAGGACATGACTGTTCACAAGTTGGTCATGGACAAATTTACTCGGGTCGAGGGGGACTACAAGGCAATCATCCACAACCCGAACCCACTCATTCCTCCTATATTTGGTGCTGACCAGTTTGGATGGTGCTCTGAGTGGAATGCAgccatgaccaagcttaccgggtGGCACAGAGATGAAGTGGTTGATAAGATGCTCCTTGGCGAGGTTTTTAACAGCAGCAATGCTTCCTGCCTTCTGAAGAGCAAAGATGCCTTTGTACGTCTTTGCATTGTCATCAACAGCGCATTAGCTGGTGAAGAGGCAGAAAAGGCTTCATTCGGCTTCTTTGACCGCAATGAGAAATATGTCGAATGCCTTCTGTCGGTGAACAGGAAAGTAAATGCAGATGGTGTTGTCACTGGAGTGTTCTGTTTCATCCATGTTCCTAGTGATGACCTGCAGCATGCGCTACATGTGCAGCAAGCCTCTGAGCAGACAGCACAAAGAAAGTTGAAGGCTTTCTCGTACATGCGACATGCCATCAACAAACCTCTCTCAGGTATGCTTTATTCTAGGGAAACACTCAAGAGCACAGGTCTGAATGAAGAGCAGATGAGGCAGGTTCGCGTCGGAGACAATTGCCATCGCCAGCTAAACAAGATACTTGCCGACTTGGATCAAGATAACATCACTGACAA GTCAAGCTGCTTGGATTTGGATATGGCTGAATTTGTGTTGCAAGATGTGGTGGTGTCTGCTGTAAGTCAAGTGCTGATAGGTTGCCAGGCTAAAGGTATCAGAGTTGCTTGCAACCTGCCAGAGAGATCCATGAAGCAAAAGGTTTACGGGGATGGTATCCGACTCCAGCAGATCGTCTCTGACTTCCTATTTGTTTCGGTGAAGTTCTCTCCTGCTGGTGGCTCTGTTGACATCTCTTCCAAGCTGACTAAGAACAGCATTGGGGAAAACCTTCACCTCATAGACTTCGAACTTAG GATCAAGCACCGAGGAGCAGGAGTCCCAGCGGAAATATTGTCGCAAATGTATGAGGAGGACAATAAAGAGCAGTCAGAGGAGGGCTTCAGCCTTGCTGTTTCTAGAAACCTTCTGAGGCTCATGAATGGTGACATTCGTCACCTCAGGGAAGCTGGCATGTCAACCTTCATTCTCACTGCTGAACTTGCTGCTGCTCCTTCAGCAGTTGGACGATGA
- the LOC103625935 gene encoding probable protein kinase At2g41970: MWCCSGADDEPHAAPLAANPAATPPRAPAQARGPSMPRTGGAAASAAKVLPIDVPAVALSELNRLTGNFGDRALVGEGSYGRVYRATLATGEVAAVKMFDNGSSSGQSEAEFCEQLSVVSRLKCEHFTQLLGYCLELNNRIVLYQFATIGSLYDILHGKKGVKGAAPGPVLTWIQRARIAYGAARGLEHLHEKARPSIVHRDVRSSNVLVFGGHDAKIGDFNLTNQSPDSATRLHSTKVLGTFGYHAPEYAMTGQLTHKSDVYSFGVVLLELLTGRKPVDHTMPKGQQSLVTWATPRLSEDKVKQCVDPKLKDDYPPKAVAKLAAVAALCVQYEADFRPNMTIVVKALQPLVNARPGGE; this comes from the exons ATGTGGTGTTGCAGCGGCGCGGACGACGAGCCCCACGCCGCCCCGCTGGCCGCCAACCCGGCCGCGACGCCGCCGCGAGCACCAG CCCAGGCGAGGGGGCCGAGCATGCCGAGGACCGGAGGCGCCGCCGCGTCCGCTGCCAAGGTGCTGCCCATCGACGTGCCGGCCGTCGCGCTGTCGGAGCTCAACCGCCTCACGGGCAACTTCGGGGACAGGGCGCTGGTCGGGGAAGGCTCGTACGGCCGCGTCTACCGCGCCACGCTCGCCACCGGGGAGGTCGCGGCGGTCAAGATGTTCGACAACGGCAGCTCCTCCGGCCAGTCCGAGGCCGAATTCTGCGAGCAG CTGTCCGTGGTGTCGCGGCTCAAGTGCGAGCACTTCACCCAGCTGCTGGGCTACTGCCTAGAGCTCAACAACAGGATCGTGCTCTACCAGTTCGCCACCATAGGCTCCCTCTACGATATACTCCACG GGAAGAAGGGGGTGAAGGGCGCGGCGCCCGGGCCCGTGCTGACGTGGATCCAGCGCGCGCGGATCGCCTACGGGGCGGCGAGGGGCCTGGAGCACCTGCACGAGAAGGCGCGGCCGTCGATCGTGCACCGCGACGTGCGCTCCAGCAACGTGCTGGTGTTCGGCGGCCACGACGCCAAGATCGGCGACTTCAACCTCACCAACCAGTCCCCCGACTCCGCCACGCGCCTGCACTCCACCAAGGTGCTCGGCACGTTCGGCTACCACGCGCCCGA GTACGCGATGACGGGGCAGCTGACGCACAAGAGCGACGTGTACAGCTTCGGCGTCGTGCTGCTTGAGCTCTTGACGGGGAGGAAGCCCGTGGACCACACCATGCCAAAGGGACAGCAGAGCCTGGTCACCTGG GCCACTCCGAGGCTGAGCGAGGACAAAGTGAAGCAGTGCGTGGACCCCAAGCTCAAGGACGACTACCCGCCCAAGGCCGTGGCCAAG ctcgcggcggtggcggcgctgTGCGTCCAGTACGAGGCCGATTTCAGGCCCAACATGACCATCGTCGTCAAGGCTCTGCAGCCCCTCGTGAACGCTCGGCCAGGAGGAGAGTAG